The DNA sequence ATAGATAAAATAACTCCTAAAAATAGGATAGACCAACCAAAACAGACATATGAAATCAGAACCAATATTAAGCTAACGAAATATTTTATCTTCATACAGAATAACTTTATAATAAATTGCATAAATATATATACTGATAATTTTATGAATATACATAAATTTTATCAACCTCTTTCAAACTCGTCAAAATTGTTTTCATTTTTATCTAGCCACTTGCATTGAACTTTATAGCCAGCTTTCTCAGCTCAAAATAGTCTACTAGGCTTATAACAACCTTATGTTTTCTCAGCGTAATGGCATATATCATCTGTGGGTAGCTAATATATTGAGACCTTTGTAAAATTCCGTTTTACACGAATTTTCTCTACTGCTAGAAAAATCAAGGTACTGATTTAAATTCACTTTTTTAATTTTAAAAACTTGAGCTTCTCCAGTTTTTGGGGTTTTGCAAAGGTCTCATATTTCTATTGTGATGTACTACTCAAACAGCATCTTTAAAGCGTTGATTTGCGTTTCCTGCCGGATCAAGCCGCTAAGCTGTAGTAAGGTGATCCATGTGGTGATGTATTGATATTTTGCTTCTTGCAGCTGTTCAGCGGCATTGGCACGGTCTTTTTCTGCTTGCAGAATTTCAAGCGGATAGCTCATGCCGTATTGATTGCCGAGTTTGGTGGCTTTTAGTTTGGCTTGGTTGGTTGCAAGCAGTTTTTCTTGGGCCGCTATTTGTGCTTTCCACCCTTGCAATGCGGTATATTGCTGTTTGACGTTCAAAATAAGCTGCTCTTTTTCAGCACGATATTCAGCTTGTTTCTGTTTGACTAATGCTTCTTGCTGGCGGATTTTGCTTGATGTTTCGCCGCCGCTATAAAGCGGCAGGGTGAATTGAATGCCGACATACGTCCCTTTGTTACGGGTGTTATTGTTGCTGCCGTTTGTATAGCCGATGTTGTTGTGATTATCTTGGTAGCCTGCGGTGAGTGATACTTGTGGATAGTGCCCGCTTTTGGCAACGGCTTCATCAGCTTGGCTTTTATCGATTTCTAATTGTTTGTTGCGTAGGGTGTTGCTGTTGGCGAGTGCCATATCAATCCAGTCGTTTTCTGTATAACGGCTGCTGAGGTCTGGAAGATGCCCTGTTTTGATCGGGGTAAGACGGGTAGCGTTATGCCCTGTATAAGCTGCGAGTTTATTTTGTGCTGAAGTCAGGTCTGTTTGGGTTTTGATGATTTTGGCAACGGCAGCATCATAGTTTGCTTGCGCTTCATAGGTATCAAGAATCGTGCCTTGTCCAAGCTGGAAATTGCCTTGTGTCTGTTGAATTTGGGCTTGGTAGGCGGTTTTTTCTTCAGCGAGGCTTTTTAGTTTTTCTTGCGCCGCCAAGACTTCAAAGTAGGCTTTCGCGACTTCTAACATGAGGTCATCATCGCTGCACTGCAGCTGAGCTTCTCCAAGCTGTGCGGTGATTTTTTCCGCTTGGTACTGCGCCCAATGTGCTTTGTCGTAAAGCGGCTGTACGAGTTGGATATTCCAGCCATGTGTACGGTATTTGTCATAAGCATCTTGAGCGCGGTCGCTGTAGTTGGCATTCGCTGATATATGCGGCAAAAGCTGGGCTTTTGCTTGGTTTTGCGGTTCTTGAGCGGCATCACGAGCATATTCTGCAGCATGATGAGTGGCTGCATATTGCTGCGCAGCCCGCCATGCTTCTATGAGAGAGAAAGATGTTTTTTCTGTACGGGATATAGGCAGTTCGCCAGTTTGTGAAAATTCGTTTGGTTTATCCGTGTGCAG is a window from the Suttonella indologenes genome containing:
- a CDS encoding TolC family protein translates to MTRNNHYCRLLIAAIPLLTLTACVQNALQQPSSNTLAPTQDSRKAAEHTAYAVPSPPSLHTDKPNEFSQTGELPISRTEKTSFSLIEAWRAAQQYAATHHAAEYARDAAQEPQNQAKAQLLPHISANANYSDRAQDAYDKYRTHGWNIQLVQPLYDKAHWAQYQAEKITAQLGEAQLQCSDDDLMLEVAKAYFEVLAAQEKLKSLAEEKTAYQAQIQQTQGNFQLGQGTILDTYEAQANYDAAVAKIIKTQTDLTSAQNKLAAYTGHNATRLTPIKTGHLPDLSSRYTENDWIDMALANSNTLRNKQLEIDKSQADEAVAKSGHYPQVSLTAGYQDNHNNIGYTNGSNNNTRNKGTYVGIQFTLPLYSGGETSSKIRQQEALVKQKQAEYRAEKEQLILNVKQQYTALQGWKAQIAAQEKLLATNQAKLKATKLGNQYGMSYPLEILQAEKDRANAAEQLQEAKYQYITTWITLLQLSGLIRQETQINALKMLFE